The DNA segment GCCCATCCCCGCATTCCAAGCCGGAGTTTCCACCCGCCCGCATTCGCTGGACTCCCATGAAAAAGAACGATAATGGTCCCTTTCTACCCAATGCGTCCCCTTCTCATCTCACTGCTCGCCATTGCTTCCGCCGTCGCCGCGGAACCACGCACCTGGACGGACTCCCTCAACCGGAAGATCGAAGCCTCCCTGGTCCGCGTGGACGGGGACAATGTGCTGCTGAAACTCAAGGACGGCAGGGAAGTCCCCTACCCGCTGGCGAAGCTTTCCCAGGCTGACCGGGATTTCGTCGCCTCCGTGCCGGTGGAAAAGCCGGAGAACATGCCGGAAGGCGGGACGTCCGATGACCTGGAGGTGGCGGGGAAGGTGCTCAACTTCAGCGCGCCATGGCCGGAACGGATCACCTTCACGGAAGACCCGGAGATCACCACGGTGGAGGAAAGCCCCACGGAAAAGCGCTTCATCTATGAAAGCGCGAACTACCGCTACGTCTGCGACGTGCGCCTCTCGAAGATGGTGGTGAAGGGCTTCGCCGTCATGTTCGAGGCGACCAACCTTTACTGCGCGACGGTTCCGCTCGCTCTCAACGGCGGCAAGTCCGCGAAGGGCAAGCACGAGATCCTGCTGTTCGAGAACAAGGAAGACTACGTGAAAGCCGGCGGCCCTCCCTCCAGCGCCGGCGTCTTCATCGGCGGGAAGAACATCGTCATGGTGCCGCTGGAAAGCCTGGGCGTCCGTCCCGTGGGCAGCGGCTACATGCTGGACCGGGACAAGAGCAACAAGACCCTGCCGCACGAGCTGGTCCACCAGCTCACCCCGCGCCCTTACTACAGCGGGGGCGCGCGCGGCTGGTTCACCGAGGGCATCGCGGAATACATCTCCGTCACCCCCTACCGCGCCGGTTCCTACAATGTCCGGAACAATTTCCGCGACCTCGTCCAGTACGCCACCGGTTACGGTGAGGACGGCCGCGGAGGCCGCGCGCTCGGCACCGAGATCACGCTCCCTTCCCTGAAAAAATGGATGCTGATGCCCTACGAGGACTTCGTCGGGAACCCATCGACCACCCAGATCAACTACGGCTGCGCCATGCTCATCACCACCTACTTCATCCACCTGGATGGCAAGGGGGACGGCGCACGGCTGAAGGCATTCCTCAAGGCCCTCCGCGAGGGCAAGGAGGAGGAGGAAGCGCTGGCGGTCCTGCTGGACGGACGCACCTTCGAGCAGCTCGAGCAGGACATCAAGAAAGCCTGGGGCTCCAAGCGGGTGGATTTCACCTTCAAGTCCGGCGGAGAGTGAATATCCCGGCACTCCCGCCGGAACTTTTTCATTTGGAGGATGGGCGTGCAGTTCCCATACTCCGCGCCCCATGACCGTCCGCACCCGTTTCGCTCCTTCTCCAACCGGCTATCTGCACGTCGGGGGGGCACGCACCGCCTTGTTCAACTGGCTCTTCGCCCGCAAGCACGGCGGCACCTTCGTCCTCCGGGTGGAGGACACGGACGAAGCGCGCAACACGGATGAGGCGAAGCAGGCG comes from the Luteolibacter sp. SL250 genome and includes:
- a CDS encoding SHD1 domain-containing protein, with product MRPLLISLLAIASAVAAEPRTWTDSLNRKIEASLVRVDGDNVLLKLKDGREVPYPLAKLSQADRDFVASVPVEKPENMPEGGTSDDLEVAGKVLNFSAPWPERITFTEDPEITTVEESPTEKRFIYESANYRYVCDVRLSKMVVKGFAVMFEATNLYCATVPLALNGGKSAKGKHEILLFENKEDYVKAGGPPSSAGVFIGGKNIVMVPLESLGVRPVGSGYMLDRDKSNKTLPHELVHQLTPRPYYSGGARGWFTEGIAEYISVTPYRAGSYNVRNNFRDLVQYATGYGEDGRGGRALGTEITLPSLKKWMLMPYEDFVGNPSTTQINYGCAMLITTYFIHLDGKGDGARLKAFLKALREGKEEEEALAVLLDGRTFEQLEQDIKKAWGSKRVDFTFKSGGE